A part of Desulfomicrobium baculatum DSM 4028 genomic DNA contains:
- a CDS encoding DUF3536 domain-containing protein, translated as MSKALCIHGHFYQPPRFDPWLEDVLPEGSAAPEHDWNIRITRECYAPLAWARRLGGTGMICELVNCYAWMSFNFGPTLLRWMELHAPETYTRILEGDRQSRERLGHGNALAQVYHHSIMPLATELDKDLEIAWAVQDFRTRFGRDPEGMWLAETAVDLPTLQALADAGIRFTILAPRQAQAIRGAGGEFSPVTEDSLDTTRPYLVKLPQGKSISVFFYDGAVSRAVAFERLLGSGENFWVRLVGSFSQGLGSIATDGESYGHHFMFGEMALAYVVQQAREGRDNVGLTNYGAYLAAHPATDEVLIHENTSWSCVHGVERWKTHCGCSDGGHPDWMQDWRRPLRRCLNYLKYYADEHFFKRGSAFFRESGVALQEYGLVLAGSEALESFLERHCLPGLEPAQRTDACRLLLMQRLALASFSSCAWFFDDIARIEPLNGLTSARRALDLLAATGGPDVEAGFVRVLAEAQSNMREDWDGAALWEELVTSRRPSLHELAAYPRRFPAAKDRPEMAWPGVRLALESDAKGQRLHCFWTRTLEEETASLSGPEEFPPHSRHKAEVGFRLARENERELLQQSCLLARNMAPLLSGFTEGQSEPQQSLAMQIPGLVWNWLFEGQELPRDMQDSLAAWFAANAGIRKLLERLIEERGTQMALSLPGQAHALVELITRSRRLGLSIYWWEAQNAVMAVPNRCVHVELCTLLGLSVPEM; from the coding sequence ATGTCCAAAGCACTCTGCATACACGGTCATTTTTACCAGCCGCCCCGCTTCGACCCCTGGCTCGAAGACGTACTGCCGGAAGGCAGTGCCGCCCCGGAACACGATTGGAACATACGCATCACCCGGGAATGCTACGCTCCTCTGGCCTGGGCGCGCCGGCTCGGCGGGACGGGCATGATCTGCGAGCTGGTCAATTGCTATGCATGGATGAGCTTCAATTTCGGGCCCACCTTGCTGCGCTGGATGGAACTCCATGCCCCTGAGACCTATACGCGCATCCTGGAAGGGGACAGGCAGAGCCGTGAGCGTCTTGGCCACGGCAATGCCCTGGCACAAGTGTACCATCACTCCATCATGCCCTTGGCGACGGAATTGGACAAGGACCTGGAGATAGCCTGGGCCGTCCAGGATTTCCGGACCCGCTTCGGGCGTGATCCCGAAGGCATGTGGCTGGCCGAGACCGCCGTGGATCTGCCGACGCTCCAGGCCCTGGCCGATGCGGGGATCCGTTTCACCATCCTGGCTCCCCGGCAGGCGCAGGCCATTCGCGGCGCAGGGGGAGAATTTTCTCCCGTGACCGAAGACAGCCTCGATACTACGCGGCCCTATCTGGTCAAGCTCCCTCAAGGCAAGTCAATAAGCGTGTTTTTTTACGACGGGGCCGTCTCCCGGGCCGTGGCCTTCGAGCGCCTGCTCGGTAGCGGAGAGAATTTCTGGGTCAGGCTTGTCGGTTCTTTTTCCCAGGGCCTTGGGAGCATCGCCACGGACGGAGAGTCCTACGGGCATCATTTCATGTTCGGCGAAATGGCGCTGGCGTATGTCGTACAGCAGGCCAGGGAGGGGCGCGACAACGTCGGCCTGACCAATTACGGCGCCTATCTCGCGGCCCATCCGGCCACGGACGAGGTGCTTATCCATGAAAACACCTCCTGGAGTTGCGTGCACGGGGTGGAGCGCTGGAAAACCCACTGCGGCTGCTCCGATGGCGGGCACCCGGACTGGATGCAGGATTGGCGCAGACCGCTCAGGCGCTGCCTCAACTATCTGAAATACTACGCGGATGAACATTTTTTCAAACGGGGAAGCGCTTTTTTCCGCGAAAGCGGCGTTGCCCTGCAGGAGTACGGGCTGGTTTTGGCCGGAAGCGAAGCCCTGGAGTCGTTTCTGGAAAGGCACTGCCTGCCCGGCCTTGAGCCGGCGCAGCGCACCGATGCCTGCCGGTTGCTGCTCATGCAGCGGCTGGCCCTGGCCAGTTTTTCGAGCTGCGCCTGGTTCTTTGACGACATTGCCCGGATTGAACCCTTGAATGGTTTGACCTCTGCCCGGCGCGCGCTGGATCTGCTGGCGGCCACGGGCGGACCGGACGTGGAGGCCGGTTTTGTGCGCGTGCTGGCCGAAGCCCAGTCGAACATGCGTGAAGATTGGGACGGGGCGGCCCTGTGGGAGGAGCTGGTCACCTCCCGGCGTCCGTCCCTGCACGAGCTTGCCGCCTATCCGCGCCGTTTTCCGGCGGCAAAGGACCGGCCGGAGATGGCTTGGCCGGGCGTTCGGCTTGCGCTTGAATCCGATGCCAAGGGCCAAAGGCTGCACTGCTTCTGGACCCGGACCCTGGAAGAGGAGACGGCCTCGCTGTCAGGGCCGGAAGAGTTCCCGCCGCATTCCAGGCACAAGGCCGAGGTGGGTTTTCGTCTGGCCAGGGAAAACGAACGGGAGCTTTTGCAGCAATCCTGCCTTTTGGCCCGGAATATGGCGCCGCTCTTGTCCGGTTTTACCGAAGGACAAAGCGAGCCGCAGCAATCCCTGGCCATGCAGATTCCCGGACTGGTCTGGAACTGGCTTTTCGAAGGCCAGGAGCTGCCTCGGGACATGCAGGACTCCCTGGCCGCATGGTTTGCGGCCAACGCGGGCATCCGCAAGCTGCTGGAACGCCTGATCGAAGAGCGCGGCACCCAGATGGCCTTGTCCCTGCCCGGGCAGGCCCACGCCCTGGTCGAGCTGATCACTCGCTCGCGCCGCCTGGGGCTGTCCATCTACTGGTGGGAAGCCCAGAACGCGGTCATGGCCGTGCCGAACAGATGCGTTCACGTGGAATTGTGCACGCTGCTGGGGCTGTCGGTTCCGGAAATGTAG
- the trmFO gene encoding methylenetetrahydrofolate--tRNA-(uracil(54)-C(5))-methyltransferase (FADH(2)-oxidizing) TrmFO codes for MSKTYAIVGAGLAGCEAAWQLAQAGCDVVLYEMKPQRFSPAHQSKDLAELVCSNSFRSAELETGIGLLKLEMTELGSLVMDVAKGVEVPAGKALAVDRELFAREMTRRIEEHPRITLQRREIANLAELDGAGHAALIITAGPLASDALSSDLSRIVGQDSLAFYDAIAPIVLTESVDMSVAFWASRYAPEDKDYLNCPMNEDEYLAFVRALVAGEKVAPREFEKEMHFEGCLPIEVMAERGEMTLAFGPLKPVGLIDPRTGKQPYAVVQLRAENREKTAMNMVGFQTKLKYGEQKRIFLTIPGLAHAEFLRMGSIHRNTYVLAPEVLTPTLELRGRPGTYLAGQISGVEGYLESAATGLWLGLFLSGQRELPPVETALGALLAHLRTPAKHFQPSNVHFGLMPALNMKAPKKKRKALYAERAREVWKRWIEGE; via the coding sequence ATGAGCAAAACCTACGCAATTGTCGGGGCCGGACTGGCCGGATGCGAAGCCGCCTGGCAGCTGGCCCAGGCCGGATGCGACGTCGTTCTCTATGAAATGAAGCCGCAGCGCTTCTCCCCCGCCCATCAGAGCAAGGACCTGGCCGAACTGGTCTGCTCCAACTCCTTTCGCTCGGCAGAGCTTGAAACCGGCATCGGCCTGCTGAAACTCGAAATGACGGAGCTTGGCAGCCTGGTCATGGACGTGGCCAAAGGAGTGGAAGTGCCCGCCGGGAAGGCACTGGCCGTAGACCGTGAGCTTTTCGCCCGCGAAATGACCAGACGCATCGAAGAACACCCGCGCATCACGCTGCAACGGCGCGAAATAGCAAACCTGGCGGAACTGGACGGCGCAGGGCACGCGGCACTCATCATCACCGCCGGCCCCCTGGCCAGTGACGCCCTGTCCTCGGACCTCTCGCGCATCGTCGGCCAGGACAGCCTGGCCTTTTACGACGCCATCGCGCCCATCGTGCTCACGGAATCGGTGGACATGAGCGTGGCCTTCTGGGCCTCGCGCTACGCCCCCGAGGACAAGGACTACCTGAACTGCCCCATGAATGAGGACGAATACCTGGCCTTCGTGCGGGCGCTGGTGGCCGGGGAAAAGGTCGCGCCAAGGGAATTCGAAAAGGAAATGCACTTCGAGGGTTGCCTGCCCATCGAAGTCATGGCCGAACGCGGGGAAATGACCCTGGCTTTCGGCCCTTTGAAGCCCGTGGGCCTTATCGACCCGCGCACCGGCAAGCAGCCCTATGCCGTGGTACAACTGCGAGCCGAAAACCGCGAAAAGACGGCCATGAACATGGTCGGCTTTCAGACCAAGCTCAAATACGGCGAGCAGAAACGCATCTTCTTGACCATCCCCGGCCTCGCCCACGCCGAATTCCTGCGCATGGGCAGCATCCACCGCAATACCTATGTGCTGGCCCCGGAAGTTCTGACCCCGACCCTTGAACTGCGGGGCAGACCGGGCACCTACCTGGCCGGTCAGATCAGCGGCGTGGAAGGATATCTGGAGTCGGCGGCCACAGGCCTGTGGCTGGGACTTTTCCTGTCCGGACAGCGCGAGCTGCCGCCGGTGGAGACGGCCCTGGGCGCGCTCCTTGCCCACCTGCGCACCCCGGCCAAACATTTCCAGCCCTCCAACGTCCACTTCGGCCTCATGCCCGCCCTGAACATGAAAGCGCCCAAAAAGAAACGCAAGGCGCTCTATGCAGAGCGTGCGCGGGAAGTCTGGAAAAGGTGGATTGAAGGGGAATAG
- a CDS encoding cation-transporting P-type ATPase: MDCFSGKLWHHLPSKDVLEVFQVDPGKGLDTLQIKWRTDEFGPNALTTRRGKTKLERFLLQFHQPLVYILVAAGIITAALGEVVDSAVIVGVVLVNAIVGYIQEAKAAGALEALANSMITEAVVIRSGSTRRVAASELVPGDIVVLRSGDKVPADLRLFSIKDLRVDESALTGESVPVGKAADALPQDAVLGDRRNMAYASTLITYGQATGVVVSTGDCTEIGRISTMVSEADELATPLTRKIASFSHILLWAILALAALTFTAGVLRGEKAADMFMAAVALAVGAIPEGLPAAVTVILAMGVSRMAARGAIIRKLPAVETLGGASVICSDKTGTLTENQMTVTAIFAGLASHAVSGAGYQPEGDIEGFDERNQALRTTLLAGLLCNDTSIEYSETGEKVVGDPTEAALIVAAGKGGLRLDEQSRSLPRIDTLPFESEHQYMATLHDQGASSPRLVFFKGSVETVLDRAAMELHADGTLQPLDPDSIRAEVERLGMDGMRVLAMACKELPAEISSLAHEHVSSELIFIGLTGMIDPPRPEAVQAVHAFHRAGVKVKMITGDHAVTAAAIGVQLGLGIETCPGSPTCQVMTGADMSRISDEELVAKAADTAVFARVAPDQKLRLVMALQSRGEVVAMTGDGVNDAPALKQADIGVAMGKGGTEAAKEASDMILTDDNFATIEAAVEEGRGVYDNLLKFIVWTLPTNVGEGLVILAAVLLGVALPILPVQILWINMTTAGCLGLMLAFEPKEPGIMNRDPRDPRLPILDTELYIRILLVGGLLLVAAFGLYEWELRTTGVQEQARTVAVNVFVMVEAFYLFNSRSFTRSPFALGLWTNPWVVGGFAIMVVLQLAFTYVPFMNVLFGSAPIGVLPWLKIIGVSILAFIVIEVEKWLRNRPAKAAGHA, encoded by the coding sequence TTTTCAAGTCGACCCGGGCAAGGGCCTTGATACCTTGCAGATCAAATGGCGAACCGACGAATTCGGCCCCAATGCCCTGACCACGCGCCGGGGCAAAACCAAACTCGAACGCTTCCTGCTGCAGTTCCACCAGCCCCTGGTCTACATCCTCGTCGCGGCTGGAATAATCACTGCCGCCCTGGGCGAAGTGGTCGATTCCGCCGTCATCGTGGGCGTGGTCCTGGTCAACGCCATTGTCGGATACATCCAGGAGGCCAAGGCCGCCGGAGCGCTGGAAGCGCTTGCCAATTCCATGATAACCGAAGCGGTGGTCATCCGTTCAGGCTCCACCAGGCGCGTGGCGGCTTCGGAACTGGTCCCCGGAGACATCGTGGTGCTGCGCTCGGGCGACAAGGTGCCGGCCGACCTTCGTCTCTTTTCCATCAAGGACCTGCGCGTGGACGAGTCGGCCCTGACCGGCGAATCCGTGCCCGTGGGCAAAGCCGCGGACGCCCTGCCGCAGGACGCCGTCCTCGGCGACCGCCGCAACATGGCCTACGCCTCCACCCTGATCACCTACGGCCAGGCCACGGGCGTGGTCGTGAGCACCGGCGACTGCACCGAAATCGGCCGCATCTCGACCATGGTCTCCGAGGCCGACGAACTGGCCACTCCGCTGACCCGCAAGATCGCAAGCTTCAGCCACATCCTGCTCTGGGCCATCCTGGCCCTGGCCGCCCTGACCTTCACCGCCGGCGTGCTGCGCGGCGAGAAAGCCGCCGACATGTTCATGGCCGCAGTGGCCCTGGCCGTGGGCGCCATTCCCGAAGGCCTGCCCGCCGCGGTGACCGTCATCCTGGCCATGGGCGTTTCGCGCATGGCCGCGCGCGGCGCCATCATCCGCAAGCTCCCCGCCGTGGAGACCCTGGGCGGAGCCTCGGTCATCTGCTCGGACAAGACCGGCACCCTGACCGAAAACCAGATGACCGTCACCGCCATCTTCGCGGGCCTTGCAAGCCACGCGGTCAGCGGCGCGGGGTACCAGCCCGAAGGGGACATCGAAGGATTCGACGAGCGCAACCAGGCCCTGCGCACCACGCTCTTGGCCGGCCTGCTCTGCAACGACACCAGCATCGAATATTCGGAAACCGGGGAAAAGGTCGTCGGCGATCCCACCGAGGCCGCGTTGATCGTGGCCGCCGGCAAGGGCGGCCTGCGGCTGGACGAACAGTCCCGGAGCCTGCCGCGCATCGACACCCTGCCCTTTGAATCCGAGCACCAGTACATGGCCACCCTGCACGACCAGGGAGCGTCCAGCCCGCGCCTTGTCTTCTTCAAGGGCTCGGTGGAAACCGTGCTCGACCGCGCGGCCATGGAACTTCACGCCGACGGCACGCTTCAGCCCCTTGATCCGGACTCCATCCGCGCCGAGGTCGAGCGCCTGGGCATGGACGGCATGCGCGTCCTGGCCATGGCCTGCAAGGAATTGCCTGCCGAAATCTCATCGCTCGCGCATGAGCATGTCTCTTCCGAACTGATCTTCATCGGCCTCACGGGCATGATCGATCCGCCGCGCCCCGAGGCGGTCCAGGCCGTGCACGCCTTTCACCGCGCAGGGGTCAAGGTCAAGATGATCACCGGCGACCACGCGGTCACGGCGGCGGCCATCGGCGTTCAGCTGGGACTCGGCATCGAGACCTGTCCCGGCAGCCCGACCTGTCAGGTCATGACCGGCGCGGACATGTCCCGGATATCCGATGAGGAACTGGTGGCCAAAGCCGCCGACACCGCCGTCTTCGCCCGCGTCGCCCCGGACCAGAAGCTGCGTCTGGTCATGGCTCTGCAAAGCCGGGGCGAGGTCGTGGCCATGACCGGCGACGGCGTCAACGACGCCCCGGCCCTGAAACAGGCCGACATCGGCGTGGCCATGGGCAAGGGCGGCACCGAGGCGGCCAAGGAGGCCTCGGACATGATCCTGACCGACGACAACTTCGCCACCATCGAGGCCGCCGTGGAGGAAGGCCGGGGCGTGTACGACAACCTGCTCAAATTCATCGTCTGGACCCTGCCCACCAACGTAGGCGAAGGCCTGGTCATCCTTGCCGCCGTCCTGCTCGGGGTGGCCCTGCCCATCCTGCCGGTGCAGATCCTGTGGATCAACATGACCACGGCCGGATGCCTCGGCCTCATGCTCGCCTTCGAGCCCAAGGAGCCGGGCATCATGAACCGCGACCCGCGCGATCCGAGACTGCCCATCCTGGACACGGAACTCTACATCCGTATCCTGCTGGTGGGCGGACTCCTACTTGTCGCCGCTTTCGGCCTCTACGAATGGGAACTGCGCACCACCGGCGTGCAGGAACAGGCGCGTACCGTAGCCGTCAACGTCTTCGTCATGGTCGAAGCCTTCTACCTCTTCAACAGCCGCTCCTTCACCCGCTCCCCCTTTGCCCTCGGGCTGTGGACAAACCCCTGGGTGGTGGGCGGATTCGCCATCATGGTCGTCCTGCAGCTCGCCTTCACCTACGTCCCGTTCATGAATGTCCTGTTCGGCAGCGCGCCCATCGGCGTCCTGCCCTGGCTCAAGATCATCGGCGTTTCGATCCTGGCCTTCATCGTGATCGAGGTCGAGAAATGGCTCCGCAACCGTCCAGCCAAGGCCGCCGGCCACGCCTGA